One region of Bradyrhizobium betae genomic DNA includes:
- a CDS encoding YicC/YloC family endoribonuclease, giving the protein MALSSMTGFARSHGASGPYTFEWELKSVNAKGFDLRVRLPQGFDELEAYAKKRAGEILSRGTVYANLTVKRTNAAASVRVNEDVLNAVLKAAAMIAGKVDAVAPSVDGLLAIKGVVEVADPEGDEEEDKAARTAAAEAFDKALAELVEMRKREGTSLGQILIQRVDEVEQLARKAEGAPGRKPEAIKARLAEQIATLLDTSDRFDSDRLMQEAILIATRADIREELDRIASHIAQARELIGKGGPVGRRLDFLAQEFHREVNTCCSKSNDIELTNTGLAMKNVVEQFREQVQNLE; this is encoded by the coding sequence ATGGCGCTGTCGTCCATGACCGGCTTTGCCCGAAGCCACGGCGCGAGCGGGCCGTACACGTTCGAATGGGAATTGAAGTCGGTCAACGCCAAGGGCTTCGACCTCAGGGTACGTCTGCCGCAGGGGTTCGACGAGCTCGAGGCCTACGCCAAGAAGCGCGCCGGCGAGATTTTGTCGCGCGGCACCGTCTACGCCAATCTCACCGTCAAGCGCACCAACGCCGCTGCCTCCGTCCGCGTCAATGAAGACGTGCTCAACGCCGTCCTGAAGGCCGCCGCAATGATCGCCGGCAAGGTCGATGCCGTCGCGCCGAGTGTCGACGGCCTGCTCGCCATCAAGGGCGTGGTCGAGGTCGCCGACCCCGAGGGCGACGAGGAGGAAGACAAGGCCGCGCGCACGGCCGCGGCCGAAGCCTTCGACAAGGCGCTCGCCGAACTCGTCGAGATGCGCAAGCGCGAGGGCACCTCGCTCGGGCAGATCCTGATCCAGCGGGTGGACGAGGTCGAGCAGCTGGCCAGGAAGGCGGAAGGCGCGCCCGGCCGCAAGCCCGAGGCGATCAAGGCCAGGCTCGCCGAGCAGATCGCAACGCTGCTCGACACCTCTGACCGCTTCGATTCCGACCGCCTGATGCAGGAGGCGATCCTGATCGCGACCCGCGCCGACATCCGCGAGGAGCTCGACCGCATCGCCTCGCACATTGCGCAGGCGCGCGAGCTGATTGGCAAGGGCGGCCCGGTTGGCCGCAGGCTCGATTTCCTGGCGCAGGAGTTTCACCGCGAGGTCAACACCTGCTGCTCGAAGTCGAACGACATCGAGCTGACCAATACGGGGCTCGCCATGAAGAACGTGGTCGAGCAGTTTCGCGAACAGGTCCAGAATCTGGAGTGA
- the mltG gene encoding endolytic transglycosylase MltG — protein sequence MSERPPISPRSPRAALEPEQVPPPPKRSDRARNPFVIVGNAIITLLLIAMIGAGGVYYYGRQVLEAPGPLKDDKIVNIPQRAGKRDIAETLNREGVTDVNPWVFIASVAALKASSDLKPGEYSFQKNASLRDVIATIVEGKVVQHAVTVPEGLTSEQIVARLSDNDIFTGSVRELPREGTLLPETYKFPRGTPREQVIQRMQQAHKRVLAEIWERRNQDIPVKTPEQLVTLASIVEKETGKPDERSRVAAVFVNRLKQKIKLQSDPTIIYGIVGGKGTLGRPIKRSEITQPSPYNTYVIEGLPPGPIANPGRASLEAAANPARTRDLFFVADGSGGHAFTETYDAHQKNVAKLRAMEKQIQNDTVEPAEDAQPPAAAAPGAADTPTAAMPARPSQQKKPPAARPANPAPARQGAVQPLPPVVQR from the coding sequence ATGAGTGAAAGGCCGCCCATTTCGCCCCGGAGTCCGCGGGCAGCGCTCGAGCCCGAGCAGGTCCCGCCGCCGCCGAAGCGGTCGGACCGCGCCCGCAATCCCTTCGTGATCGTCGGCAACGCCATCATCACCCTGCTGCTGATCGCCATGATCGGCGCGGGCGGCGTGTATTATTACGGCCGGCAGGTGCTCGAGGCGCCGGGACCGCTGAAGGACGACAAGATCGTCAACATCCCGCAGCGCGCGGGCAAGCGCGACATCGCCGAGACCCTGAACCGGGAAGGCGTGACCGACGTCAATCCGTGGGTGTTCATCGCCAGCGTCGCGGCGCTGAAGGCGAGCTCGGACCTGAAGCCCGGCGAGTATTCATTCCAGAAGAACGCCTCCTTGCGCGACGTCATCGCCACCATCGTCGAGGGCAAGGTGGTGCAGCATGCCGTGACCGTCCCGGAGGGCCTGACTTCCGAGCAGATCGTGGCGCGGCTCTCCGACAACGATATCTTCACCGGCAGCGTCCGTGAGCTGCCGCGGGAAGGCACGCTGCTGCCGGAGACTTACAAGTTCCCGCGCGGGACCCCGCGCGAGCAGGTGATCCAGCGCATGCAGCAGGCGCACAAGCGCGTGCTGGCCGAGATCTGGGAGCGTCGCAATCAGGACATTCCGGTCAAGACTCCGGAGCAGCTGGTGACGCTGGCCTCGATCGTCGAGAAAGAAACCGGCAAGCCCGACGAACGCAGCCGTGTTGCCGCGGTGTTCGTCAACCGCCTGAAGCAGAAGATCAAGCTGCAGTCCGATCCGACGATCATCTACGGCATCGTCGGCGGCAAGGGCACGCTGGGACGCCCGATCAAGCGCAGCGAGATCACGCAGCCCTCGCCCTACAACACCTATGTGATCGAGGGCCTGCCGCCGGGCCCGATCGCCAACCCCGGCCGCGCCTCGCTGGAAGCCGCCGCCAATCCGGCCCGCACCCGCGACCTCTTCTTCGTCGCCGACGGCAGCGGCGGACACGCCTTCACCGAGACCTACGACGCGCATCAGAAGAACGTCGCCAAGCTGCGCGCGATGGAGAAGCAGATCCAGAACGACACGGTCGAGCCGGCCGAGGACGCTCAGCCGCCGGCCGCCGCAGCGCCCGGCGCAGCCGACACGCCGACCGCGGCCATGCCGGCCCGGCCCAGCCAGCAGAAGAAGCCGCCGGCGGCGCGCCCCGCCAATCCCGCGCCGGCCCGCCAGGGCGCGGTGCAGCCGTTGCCGCCGGTGGTCCAGCGCTAG
- the fabF gene encoding beta-ketoacyl-ACP synthase II — MRRVVVTGLGMVSPLGCGVEPTWKRILNGESGARPIESFDVSDLQTKYACSVVRGDGSNGSFNPDIWMEPKDQRKVDDFIIFGMAAAGQALDDANWHPESEEDKCATGTMIGSGIGGLSGIAETAILLKERGPRRVSPFFIPGRLINLASGYVSIKHGLKGPNHSVVTACSTGAHAVGDAARLIALGDADVMVAGGAESPISRIGIAGFNAARALSTGFNDTPEKASRPYDKDRDGFVMGEGAGVLVLEELEHAQRRGARIYAEVIGYGLSGDAYHITSPSPDGDGGFRSMAAALKRAGLTASDLDYINAHGTSTPLGDEIELGAVERLLGNAASKVAMSSTKSSTGHLLGAAGAIEAIFAILAIRDNVVPPTINLDNPSVETSIDLVPHTAKKREVNVALSNSFGFGGTNASVIFRRLVH; from the coding sequence ATGAGGCGGGTTGTCGTCACTGGTCTCGGCATGGTGTCGCCGCTCGGCTGCGGCGTCGAACCGACCTGGAAACGCATCCTCAACGGCGAGAGCGGTGCGCGCCCGATCGAGAGCTTCGACGTCTCCGATCTTCAGACCAAATACGCCTGCAGCGTCGTGCGCGGCGACGGCAGCAACGGTAGCTTCAATCCCGATATCTGGATGGAGCCGAAGGACCAGCGCAAGGTCGACGACTTCATCATTTTCGGCATGGCGGCCGCGGGCCAGGCGCTCGACGATGCCAATTGGCATCCCGAGTCCGAAGAGGACAAATGCGCGACCGGAACCATGATCGGGTCCGGCATCGGCGGGCTCAGCGGCATCGCCGAGACCGCGATCCTCCTGAAGGAACGCGGTCCGCGCCGGGTATCGCCGTTCTTCATTCCGGGCCGCCTGATCAATCTTGCCTCCGGCTACGTCTCGATCAAGCATGGGCTCAAGGGTCCGAACCATTCGGTGGTCACTGCCTGTTCGACCGGCGCGCATGCGGTCGGCGACGCCGCCCGTCTGATTGCGCTGGGCGATGCCGACGTCATGGTCGCCGGCGGCGCGGAATCGCCGATCAGCCGCATCGGCATCGCCGGCTTCAATGCCGCGCGCGCGCTCTCGACCGGCTTCAACGACACGCCCGAGAAGGCCTCGCGTCCCTACGACAAGGACCGCGACGGCTTCGTGATGGGCGAGGGCGCCGGCGTCCTCGTCCTGGAGGAGCTCGAGCACGCCCAGCGCCGCGGCGCCAGGATCTATGCCGAAGTGATCGGCTACGGTCTTTCGGGTGATGCCTATCACATCACCTCGCCGTCGCCCGACGGTGATGGCGGGTTCCGCAGCATGGCGGCCGCGCTCAAGCGCGCCGGCCTCACGGCATCCGATCTCGACTACATCAATGCGCACGGCACCTCGACGCCGCTCGGCGACGAGATCGAGCTCGGCGCTGTCGAGCGCCTGCTCGGCAACGCCGCCTCCAAGGTCGCGATGTCTTCGACCAAGTCGTCGACCGGTCATCTGCTTGGTGCGGCCGGCGCGATCGAGGCGATCTTCGCCATTCTCGCGATTCGCGATAATGTCGTGCCGCCGACCATCAATCTGGACAATCCGTCGGTCGAGACCTCGATCGATCTCGTGCCTCACACGGCGAAGAAGCGCGAGGTCAACGTCGCGTTGTCGAATTCCTTCGGTTTTGGCGGTACCAACGCGTCGGTGATCTTCCGGCGGCTGGTTCACTAG
- a CDS encoding acyl carrier protein produces MSEIGERVKKIVVEHLGVEPEKVVDAASFIDDLGADSLDTVELVMAFEEEFGCEIPDDAAETILTVGDATKFLEKNAKS; encoded by the coding sequence ATGAGTGAGATTGGCGAGCGGGTTAAGAAGATCGTGGTCGAACACCTTGGTGTTGAACCCGAGAAGGTTGTCGACGCAGCGAGCTTCATCGACGACCTTGGCGCCGACAGTCTGGACACCGTCGAGCTGGTGATGGCGTTCGAAGAAGAATTCGGTTGCGAGATTCCGGACGACGCCGCGGAGACTATTCTCACCGTCGGCGACGCCACGAAGTTTCTCGAGAAGAACGCGAAGAGCTAA
- the fabG gene encoding 3-oxoacyl-[acyl-carrier-protein] reductase: MFDLTGKKALVTGATGGIGGAIAQALHAQGATVAISGTRKDVLDELAGKLGERTHVLPCNLSKADEVEALVPAAEAAMGQVDILVANAGITRDNLFVQLRDEDWDEVINVNLTSTFRLARAATKLMMRKRFGRIIAITSVVGVTGNPGQGNYTASKAGLIGMIKTLGAEYAKRGVTANCIAPGFIKTPMTDALNDKQRETILSKVPAARLGTPEDIAAAAVYLSSNEAAYVTGQTIHVNGGMAMF; encoded by the coding sequence ATGTTCGATCTGACTGGCAAGAAGGCGCTCGTCACCGGCGCGACCGGCGGCATCGGCGGCGCGATCGCGCAGGCGCTGCACGCGCAGGGCGCCACGGTCGCGATCTCAGGGACGCGCAAGGACGTGCTGGACGAGCTTGCGGGCAAGCTCGGCGAGCGCACCCATGTGCTGCCCTGCAATCTCTCCAAGGCCGACGAGGTCGAGGCGCTGGTGCCCGCTGCGGAAGCTGCGATGGGCCAGGTCGACATTCTCGTCGCCAATGCCGGCATCACGCGCGACAATCTCTTCGTCCAGCTCCGCGACGAGGACTGGGACGAGGTCATCAACGTCAACCTGACCTCGACCTTCCGCCTGGCGCGCGCCGCCACCAAATTGATGATGCGCAAGCGCTTCGGCCGCATCATCGCCATCACTTCGGTGGTCGGCGTCACCGGCAATCCCGGGCAGGGCAACTACACCGCGTCGAAGGCCGGTCTGATCGGCATGATCAAGACGCTCGGTGCCGAATACGCCAAGCGCGGCGTGACCGCCAACTGCATCGCGCCCGGCTTCATCAAGACGCCAATGACCGATGCGCTAAACGACAAGCAGCGCGAAACGATTCTGTCCAAGGTTCCGGCCGCCCGCCTGGGCACGCCGGAGGACATCGCGGCAGCCGCCGTTTACCTCAGTTCGAACGAAGCAGCCTACGTCACGGGGCAAACCATTCACGTCAACGGCGGCATGGCCATGTTCTGA
- the fabD gene encoding ACP S-malonyltransferase gives MTAAFTFPGQGSQAVGMGKALADAFPAARAVFDEVDAALGEKLTAIVWDGPAERLQLTENAQPALMAVSVATLRVLEAEAGFSVGRDAAFVAGHSLGEYSALAAAGSLTIFDTARLLRTRGLAMQKAVPVGVGAMAALLGLDYETAIAVASEAAQGQVCQAANDNGGGQVVVSGDKAAVDRAVEIAKTKGAKRAMLLPVSAPFHCKLMQPAADAMAEALAKVTIMAPAAPLVSNVLASAITDPDEIRRRLVEQVTGTVRWRESVAYMAGQGVTRFFEIGAGKVLTGLVKRIADGAVGVAVGGPNDIAAAKDALAAAKQA, from the coding sequence ATGACGGCAGCATTCACATTTCCGGGGCAGGGGTCCCAGGCGGTCGGCATGGGCAAGGCCCTGGCCGACGCGTTTCCGGCGGCGCGCGCCGTGTTCGACGAGGTCGATGCCGCGCTCGGCGAGAAGCTGACGGCCATCGTTTGGGATGGTCCGGCCGAAAGGCTCCAGCTCACTGAAAACGCCCAGCCGGCGCTGATGGCCGTATCCGTCGCAACCCTGCGCGTCCTTGAGGCTGAAGCCGGTTTTTCCGTCGGGCGGGACGCGGCTTTCGTCGCCGGTCACTCGCTCGGTGAATATTCGGCGCTGGCCGCCGCCGGCAGCTTGACGATTTTCGATACCGCGCGGCTGCTTCGCACCCGCGGTCTCGCAATGCAGAAGGCCGTTCCGGTTGGCGTCGGCGCGATGGCCGCGTTGCTCGGCCTCGACTACGAGACCGCCATCGCGGTCGCGAGCGAGGCGGCGCAGGGCCAGGTCTGCCAGGCCGCCAACGACAATGGCGGCGGGCAAGTGGTCGTCTCCGGCGACAAGGCCGCGGTCGATCGCGCCGTCGAGATCGCCAAGACCAAGGGCGCCAAGCGCGCGATGCTGCTGCCGGTGTCCGCACCGTTCCATTGCAAGCTGATGCAGCCCGCCGCGGATGCCATGGCGGAGGCGCTGGCCAAGGTCACGATCATGGCGCCGGCCGCTCCGCTGGTGTCGAACGTGCTGGCGAGCGCGATCACCGATCCCGACGAGATCCGCCGCCGTCTGGTCGAGCAAGTCACCGGCACGGTGCGCTGGCGCGAGTCGGTTGCCTATATGGCGGGGCAGGGCGTCACCCGCTTCTTCGAGATCGGAGCCGGCAAGGTGCTGACCGGCCTCGTCAAGCGCATTGCGGACGGCGCCGTCGGCGTTGCGGTCGGCGGACCGAATGACATTGCCGCCGCCAAGGATGCATTGGCCGCTGCGAAGCAGGCCTAG
- a CDS encoding fatty acid desaturase family protein has product MTALRMRARDFLTDGQLADVRQRVTWKGVALIAHAWALIIGAIALVAWWPNPLTYVFAVAIIGSRQLGLAILMHDGAHGCLSADEKTNLALSQWFCAYPVFAETRAYRRYHLQHHARTQQEDDPDLVLSAPFPITKLSYRRKFIRDITGQTGYQQRKAQLLNALGPNDWPLRQRAAHFWEKLGPQCLVNAAMFAALAAAGVWWAYPLLWLVPLLTWMMVITRIRNIAEHAVVPDSSDPLRNTRTTHANILERLFIAPYYVNYHLEHHLLFYVPCYNLPKVHRLLSESRHADRMEVQPSYGAVLRLATAKPDRDDRPGQLVSSARRARAGAAVDANQANGGF; this is encoded by the coding sequence ATGACCGCGCTTCGCATGCGTGCCCGCGACTTCCTGACCGACGGCCAGCTCGCCGACGTGCGCCAGCGCGTGACCTGGAAGGGCGTTGCGTTGATCGCGCACGCCTGGGCGCTGATCATAGGCGCGATCGCTTTGGTCGCGTGGTGGCCCAATCCGCTGACCTATGTTTTCGCGGTCGCAATCATCGGTTCGCGCCAGCTCGGACTTGCGATCCTGATGCATGACGGCGCGCATGGCTGTCTGTCCGCCGACGAGAAGACCAATCTGGCGCTGAGCCAGTGGTTCTGCGCCTATCCGGTTTTCGCCGAGACCCGCGCCTATCGGCGCTATCATCTGCAGCATCATGCGCGCACCCAGCAGGAAGACGATCCCGATCTCGTGCTGTCGGCGCCGTTTCCGATCACGAAGCTGAGCTATCGCCGCAAGTTCATCCGCGACATCACCGGGCAGACCGGCTACCAGCAGCGCAAGGCGCAATTGCTCAATGCGCTTGGACCGAACGACTGGCCGTTGCGGCAGCGCGCGGCGCATTTTTGGGAGAAGCTCGGTCCGCAATGTCTCGTCAACGCCGCGATGTTCGCAGCGCTTGCGGCGGCCGGCGTGTGGTGGGCCTATCCGCTGCTATGGCTGGTGCCGCTCCTGACCTGGATGATGGTCATCACCCGCATCCGCAACATCGCCGAGCATGCTGTCGTCCCTGATAGCAGCGATCCCCTGCGCAACACCCGCACCACGCATGCCAATATTCTCGAGCGTCTGTTCATCGCGCCTTACTACGTGAACTATCACCTCGAGCATCACCTGCTGTTCTACGTTCCCTGCTACAATCTGCCCAAGGTCCATCGCCTGCTCAGCGAGAGCCGACATGCCGACCGCATGGAAGTGCAGCCGAGCTATGGCGCCGTGCTTCGGCTCGCGACCGCTAAGCCCGACCGGGATGACCGTCCGGGGCAATTGGTGAGCAGCGCGCGGCGCGCGCGGGCAGGCGCGGCGGTCGATGCCAATCAGGCCAATGGTGGATTTTGA
- a CDS encoding TetR/AcrR family transcriptional regulator C-terminal domain-containing protein, translated as MAKKPVHEPLEAAGDPRHAARATRSAGRKMRSLLLDAASPLFRERGLSGTAITDIAAAVNAFPSQITYYFRTKEALFVECACRELLYLARATEQAALKAHTPRDYTRALAETVTASDSVAFFAEALALTRRRQDLAPLVERTIERLHSEGARAYASQVARHGWRSLRAPDESSRRFWAVAIGIILEGYAMGRSPEALCAEMLRVLGEQAKTAGDIARLRLVDERGASGNSNEEG; from the coding sequence ATGGCCAAAAAGCCGGTCCATGAACCGCTTGAGGCGGCTGGCGACCCCAGGCATGCCGCGCGGGCCACGCGCTCCGCCGGTCGCAAGATGCGGTCGCTGCTGCTGGACGCGGCGAGCCCGCTGTTCCGGGAGCGCGGGCTGTCCGGGACCGCGATCACCGATATCGCGGCCGCCGTGAACGCGTTCCCGAGCCAGATCACCTATTACTTCCGCACCAAGGAGGCGCTGTTCGTGGAATGCGCCTGCCGCGAACTGCTGTATCTGGCGCGGGCGACCGAACAGGCGGCGCTGAAGGCGCATACGCCACGGGACTACACGCGCGCGCTGGCCGAGACCGTGACGGCGAGCGATTCGGTCGCCTTCTTCGCCGAGGCGCTGGCGCTGACGCGGCGCCGCCAGGATCTCGCGCCGCTGGTCGAGCGCACCATCGAGCGCCTGCACAGCGAGGGCGCGCGCGCCTATGCGAGCCAGGTCGCGCGCCACGGCTGGCGCTCCCTGCGCGCGCCCGACGAAAGCTCGCGGCGGTTCTGGGCCGTCGCCATCGGAATCATTCTCGAAGGCTACGCCATGGGCCGTTCGCCCGAGGCGCTCTGTGCCGAGATGCTGCGCGTGCTGGGCGAGCAGGCGAAGACCGCCGGCGACATTGCGCGCCTGCGTCTCGTCGACGAGCGCGGTGCATCAGGCAATTCGAATGAGGAGGGTTGA
- the rpsF gene encoding 30S ribosomal protein S6, whose translation MALYEHVFLARQDASTQQVEELTAQMTGIVEGLGGKVTKTENWGVRSLTYRMNKNRKAHFVLLNIDAPSAAIAEIERQERISEDVIRYLSVRVEELEEGPSAMMRKADRDRERDDRGGGFRGDREGGGFRGDREGGFRGGDRDGGGFRGDRGPRRPRDEAETTTTTDAE comes from the coding sequence ATGGCTCTCTATGAGCATGTTTTTCTCGCGCGCCAAGACGCGAGCACGCAGCAGGTCGAAGAGCTGACTGCGCAGATGACCGGCATCGTCGAGGGTCTCGGCGGCAAGGTCACCAAGACCGAGAACTGGGGCGTTCGCTCCCTCACCTACCGCATGAACAAGAACCGCAAGGCGCACTTCGTGCTGCTCAACATCGACGCGCCGTCCGCGGCCATCGCCGAGATCGAGCGCCAGGAGCGCATCAGCGAAGACGTGATCCGCTATCTCAGCGTCCGCGTCGAAGAGCTCGAAGAAGGCCCGTCCGCGATGATGCGCAAGGCTGATCGCGACCGCGAGCGTGACGACCGCGGCGGCGGCTTCCGTGGCGATCGCGAAGGCGGTGGCTTCCGTGGCGACCGCGAGGGCGGTTTCCGTGGCGGTGATCGCGACGGCGGCGGCTTCCGCGGCGATCGCGGCCCGCGCCGTCCGCGCGACGAAGCTGAAACCACCACGACGACGGATGCGGAGTAA
- the rpsR gene encoding 30S ribosomal protein S18, translated as MAEAGARRPFFRRRKSCPFTGANAPKIDYKDSKLLMRYVSERGKIVPSRITAVSAKKQRELARAIKRARFLGLLPYVIR; from the coding sequence ATGGCTGAAGCTGGTGCACGCCGTCCGTTTTTCCGTCGCCGCAAGAGCTGCCCGTTCACGGGCGCGAATGCTCCGAAGATCGACTACAAGGACTCCAAGCTCCTGATGCGTTACGTCTCCGAGCGCGGCAAGATCGTGCCGAGCCGCATCACCGCGGTGTCTGCGAAGAAGCAGCGTGAGCTCGCCCGCGCCATCAAGCGCGCGCGGTTCCTGGGCCTGCTGCCCTACGTCATTCGCTAA
- the rplI gene encoding 50S ribosomal protein L9: MEVILLERVSKLGQMGEVVKVRDGYARNFLLKRGKALRATADNKAKYEGMKADLEARNLQSKGEASKVAEKIEGKNIIVIRQASEAGQLFGSVNVRDIVVAFEADGISLSRPQVQLDAPIKVIGKRSITVAIHPEVEVQISVTVARSQDEAERINRGEDISTRNEDRDAAAEAIAAAGEFFDPEAQGDDEPAPAAEETEK, translated from the coding sequence ATGGAAGTCATTTTGCTGGAACGCGTGAGCAAGCTCGGCCAGATGGGCGAAGTCGTGAAGGTCCGCGACGGTTACGCCCGCAATTTCCTGCTCAAGCGCGGCAAGGCGCTGCGTGCCACCGCCGACAACAAGGCCAAGTACGAAGGCATGAAGGCCGACCTCGAGGCTCGCAACCTTCAGTCCAAGGGCGAGGCGTCCAAGGTCGCCGAGAAGATCGAGGGCAAGAACATCATCGTGATCCGTCAGGCCTCGGAAGCCGGCCAGCTGTTCGGCTCGGTCAACGTGCGCGACATCGTCGTCGCGTTCGAAGCTGACGGCATCTCGCTGTCCCGCCCGCAGGTCCAGCTCGACGCACCGATCAAGGTCATCGGCAAGCGCTCCATCACTGTTGCCATCCACCCCGAGGTCGAAGTCCAGATCAGCGTCACGGTTGCGCGCAGCCAGGACGAGGCCGAGCGCATCAACCGCGGCGAGGACATCTCGACCCGCAACGAGGACCGCGATGCGGCCGCCGAGGCGATCGCCGCCGCCGGCGAGTTCTTCGATCCGGAAGCTCAGGGGGACGACGAGCCGGCCCCGGCTGCGGAAGAGACCGAGAAGTAA
- a CDS encoding PaaI family thioesterase: MRNEADPEFAAVAERIHANVGRQGFMNLVGAELSDLARGKCTIAVDRRPELLQQHGFFHGGVTAFLVDNATTIAAATSRGQPALTAEYKLNLLSPAVGEKLICRARVIKPGRQVSVVAADVFCVSDGVEKHTATALASIAMLSEDVADKTKSPAA, from the coding sequence ATGCGAAACGAAGCTGATCCCGAATTCGCAGCCGTAGCCGAACGCATCCACGCCAATGTCGGCCGGCAAGGTTTCATGAATTTGGTCGGCGCCGAACTCTCGGACCTCGCGCGCGGCAAATGCACGATCGCGGTGGATCGCCGGCCGGAGCTGCTCCAGCAGCATGGTTTTTTCCACGGCGGCGTCACCGCCTTCCTGGTCGACAACGCCACGACGATTGCAGCGGCGACCTCGCGCGGCCAGCCGGCGCTGACGGCGGAATACAAGCTCAATCTGTTGTCGCCCGCGGTGGGCGAGAAGCTGATCTGCCGGGCCAGGGTGATCAAGCCGGGCCGCCAGGTCTCCGTTGTCGCCGCGGACGTGTTCTGCGTCAGCGACGGCGTCGAGAAGCACACGGCAACGGCGCTGGCCTCGATCGCGATGCTGAGCGAAGACGTCGCCGACAAAACGAAAAGCCCGGCCGCCTGA
- a CDS encoding TetR/AcrR family transcriptional regulator translates to MMTSVREDLLAAGLVVFDRVGFEAATVAAIRTRARASNGSFFHAFGSKKELAGALFLEVLRHYHAAVLAALDPVPDAAQGIDRLVRAHLEWVTSSRREARYLFEISRSEWGEDVRDAQRAQNARLAEGIERWRAPLVAGGELLPMTPVMFVSQLIGPAQIFCRAFLSGRDRSDPRAEADTLVACATRALVPPERIRKR, encoded by the coding sequence ATGATGACGAGCGTGCGCGAGGACCTGTTGGCGGCCGGGCTTGTCGTATTCGACCGCGTTGGCTTCGAAGCCGCGACGGTGGCTGCGATCCGCACCCGGGCGCGCGCCTCCAACGGCAGCTTCTTTCATGCCTTCGGATCGAAGAAGGAGCTCGCGGGGGCGCTTTTCCTGGAGGTGCTCAGGCACTATCACGCCGCGGTACTGGCCGCGCTCGATCCCGTGCCTGATGCAGCGCAGGGCATTGATCGCCTGGTCCGGGCACATCTCGAGTGGGTCACCTCGAGCCGGCGCGAGGCCCGCTATCTCTTCGAGATATCGCGCAGCGAATGGGGCGAGGACGTGCGAGATGCCCAGCGCGCGCAGAATGCGCGGCTCGCCGAGGGCATCGAGCGTTGGCGCGCGCCGCTGGTTGCCGGCGGCGAGCTGCTGCCGATGACGCCCGTGATGTTCGTCAGCCAGCTGATCGGCCCGGCGCAGATCTTCTGCCGCGCGTTCCTCTCGGGGCGCGATCGCTCCGATCCGCGTGCCGAAGCGGACACGTTGGTCGCCTGCGCCACTCGCGCGCTGGTGCCGCCCGAGCGCATCAGGAAACGATAA
- a CDS encoding IS630 family transposase (programmed frameshift), whose amino-acid sequence MVRPLSNDLRERAVKAVESGESCHAVAARFDVAVSSVVKWRQRYRATGSVAPGKMGGHRKRVLEPHRAFIVERIRQTPHLTLHGLKDELAARGVKVSHHAVWTFLRREGLSFKKTLFALEQGRADVARRRQRWRSLQDRLDPNRLVFIDETWIKTNMAPLRGWGSKGERLRGFAPHGHWRTLTFLGALRSDQLTAPCVFDGPINGESFRAYVEQQLVKVLKPGDIVVMDNLGSHKSPTVRQMIRKAGARLWYLPPYSPDLNPIEQVFAKIKHWMRVSQKRTIDDACDHIGHLVRSLLPGECSNYFANAGYASIKK is encoded by the exons ATGGTCCGACCTCTTTCGAATGATCTTCGTGAACGAGCCGTGAAGGCGGTGGAATCCGGCGAGAGTTGCCATGCTGTGGCGGCCCGGTTCGATGTTGCAGTGTCTTCCGTCGTGAAGTGGCGGCAGCGCTATCGTGCGACGGGTTCGGTGGCGCCGGGCAAGATGGGCGGTCACCGTAAGCGGGTTCTGGAGCCGCATCGAGCGTTCATCGTGGAGCGGATCAGGCAGACGCCACATCTAACGCTGCACGGGCTGAAGGACGAACTTGCCGCGCGAGGCGTGAAGGTCTCACACCATGCGGTATGGACCTTCCTGCGACGCGAAGGTCTCAGCTTC AAAAAAACACTGTTCGCCCTTGAGCAGGGCCGCGCTGACGTCGCGAGGCGCAGGCAGCGCTGGCGCAGCTTGCAGGATCGCCTCGATCCAAACCGCCTGGTGTTCATCGACGAGACCTGGATCAAGACCAACATGGCCCCGCTGCGCGGCTGGGGATCCAAGGGCGAGCGGTTACGCGGCTTTGCGCCGCACGGTCACTGGCGAACCCTGACCTTCCTGGGTGCCCTACGCTCTGACCAGCTTACTGCGCCTTGCGTGTTCGACGGACCGATCAACGGCGAAAGCTTCCGCGCCTATGTTGAACAGCAACTCGTCAAAGTGCTCAAACCGGGCGACATCGTCGTCATGGATAATCTCGGTAGCCACAAGTCGCCGACCGTCCGGCAGATGATCCGGAAAGCCGGCGCAAGGTTGTGGTACCTGCCGCCGTACTCCCCGGACCTCAACCCGATCGAGCAAGTCTTCGCCAAGATCAAGCATTGGATGCGCGTCTCACAGAAACGCACGATCGACGACGCCTGCGACCACATCGGCCATCTCGTCAGAAGCCTTCTACCCGGCGAATGCAGCAACTACTTCGCGAACGCCGGATACGCTTCCATCAAAAAATGA